A stretch of the Bradyrhizobium sp. CCBAU 53351 genome encodes the following:
- a CDS encoding cation-efflux pump, with protein sequence MTSQHDKTSVAAISIFASGAMAAAKFVVGIAIGSLALISEALHSSIDLVATIITWAVVRVSDKPADDEHHYGHGKLESISALGVTALLYVLAGGILVEAYSRLREGTPPPTISAVPFVVLVIDIIVNLWRARALHRAARATRSQALAADALHFASDVMGSFAVIVGLILAALGFWWGDAAAAAAVAVMIAALGLRMAGSTVQTLVDRAPEGAQEKATAAICGVPGVIDVERLRVRMVGATTFIDTIAKVPRTYPIDRVEDIKRNAQAAVTKTFGDADLTFAAVPVARDNETVRDRIMVIARNSGLAIHHVTVHDLGGKLIVSIDLEVDGGMQLDAAHDIANTLERNIQVEFGEDVEVDVHIEPLEPELPFGIDAAPERVRTIAAALADYAAGGEIHDIHNVRVRNTDAGEIVNFHCRATPSMSVIKVHEQVDAIERALRRAFPSVKRVISHAEPPRA encoded by the coding sequence ATGACCTCCCAGCACGACAAGACCTCGGTCGCGGCGATCTCGATCTTTGCCAGCGGCGCCATGGCGGCGGCCAAGTTCGTGGTCGGAATCGCGATCGGCTCGCTCGCGCTAATCTCCGAGGCCCTGCACTCCTCGATCGACCTGGTCGCGACCATCATCACCTGGGCGGTGGTGCGGGTGTCCGACAAGCCGGCGGACGATGAGCACCATTACGGCCATGGCAAGCTGGAGAGCATCTCCGCGCTCGGCGTCACCGCCCTGCTCTACGTGCTCGCCGGCGGCATCCTGGTCGAGGCGTATAGCCGGCTCCGCGAGGGGACGCCGCCGCCAACCATTTCGGCCGTGCCGTTCGTCGTGCTGGTGATCGACATCATCGTCAATCTCTGGCGCGCCCGAGCCCTGCACCGCGCCGCGCGTGCGACGCGAAGCCAGGCGCTCGCGGCCGACGCGCTGCACTTTGCTTCCGACGTGATGGGCTCGTTCGCCGTGATCGTGGGCCTGATCCTCGCCGCCCTCGGCTTCTGGTGGGGCGATGCCGCGGCGGCGGCGGCGGTCGCCGTGATGATCGCGGCTCTCGGCCTGCGCATGGCCGGCTCGACCGTGCAGACGCTCGTCGACCGCGCTCCCGAGGGTGCGCAGGAAAAGGCCACGGCCGCGATCTGCGGCGTGCCCGGGGTGATCGACGTCGAGCGCCTGCGCGTGCGCATGGTCGGGGCGACGACCTTCATCGACACCATCGCCAAGGTGCCGCGGACCTATCCGATCGACCGTGTCGAGGACATCAAGCGCAACGCGCAGGCCGCCGTCACCAAGACCTTCGGTGATGCCGACCTCACTTTCGCCGCGGTGCCCGTCGCGCGCGACAACGAGACCGTGCGCGACCGCATCATGGTCATCGCGCGCAATTCGGGGCTCGCCATCCACCACGTCACAGTGCACGATCTGGGCGGCAAGCTGATCGTCAGCATCGACCTCGAGGTCGATGGCGGCATGCAGCTCGACGCCGCCCACGACATCGCCAACACGCTGGAGCGCAACATCCAGGTGGAGTTCGGCGAGGACGTCGAGGTCGATGTCCATATCGAACCGCTGGAACCGGAACTTCCGTTCGGCATCGATGCCGCGCCGGAGCGGGTGCGGACGATCGCCGCCGCGCTGGCGGACTATGCCGCCGGCGGCGAGATCCACGACATCCACAATGTCCGTGTCCGCAACACCGATGCCGGCGAGATCGTCAACTTTCACTGCCGCGCGACACCCTCGATGAGCGTGATCAAGGTGCACGAGCAGGTCGATGCGATCGAGCGCGCGTTGCGGCGCGCGTTCCCGAGCGTCAAGCGCGTCATCAGTCACGCCGAACCGCCGCGCGCGTGA
- a CDS encoding zinc-binding dehydrogenase yields the protein MKAYVYGPEGARISDVAQPKPKGTQVLVKVRACGLNRADTGMRKGHAHGAAGGVGTVLGMEWAGEVAELGPDAKGVKIGDRVMGSGGAAFAEYTLADHGRLFHAPSNMNFEEAATLPVALATMHNAVVTVGGVKPGQSVLIQGASSGVGLMAMQIARLKGAKLVIGSSTDAVRRGRLKEYGADLAVDSSDPKWVDQVLKATNGEGVDLIVDQVSGKVANQNLAATRVKGRIVNVGRLGGTHADFNFDLHAARRIDYVGVTFRSRTIEEVREIFAEVRKDIWGAVESRKLQLPIDKVFSFDDIDRAFEHMEANRHLGKIVVTV from the coding sequence ATGAAAGCCTATGTCTACGGTCCTGAAGGCGCTCGGATTTCCGACGTCGCTCAACCCAAGCCGAAAGGCACGCAGGTTCTCGTCAAGGTCCGCGCCTGCGGCCTCAATCGCGCCGACACCGGCATGCGCAAGGGCCACGCCCATGGCGCGGCCGGCGGCGTCGGCACCGTGCTCGGCATGGAATGGGCCGGCGAGGTCGCCGAGCTCGGGCCGGATGCGAAGGGCGTCAAGATCGGTGACCGCGTCATGGGCTCGGGCGGCGCGGCCTTCGCCGAATACACGCTGGCCGATCACGGCCGGCTGTTCCACGCACCCTCGAACATGAATTTCGAGGAGGCGGCCACCCTGCCCGTCGCGCTCGCGACCATGCACAACGCCGTGGTCACTGTCGGCGGGGTCAAGCCAGGCCAGAGCGTGCTGATCCAGGGTGCCAGCTCCGGCGTCGGCCTGATGGCGATGCAGATCGCCAGGCTCAAGGGCGCAAAGCTCGTGATCGGCTCCTCCACCGATGCTGTCAGGCGCGGCCGGCTGAAAGAATACGGCGCCGACCTCGCGGTCGACTCATCCGATCCCAAATGGGTCGACCAAGTGCTGAAGGCGACGAACGGCGAAGGCGTCGATCTCATCGTCGACCAGGTCTCGGGCAAGGTCGCCAACCAGAACCTCGCCGCGACCAGGGTGAAGGGCCGCATCGTCAATGTCGGCCGGCTCGGCGGCACCCATGCCGATTTCAACTTCGACCTGCATGCGGCGCGCCGCATCGACTATGTCGGCGTCACCTTCCGCTCCCGCACCATCGAGGAGGTCCGCGAGATCTTCGCGGAGGTCCGCAAGGACATCTGGGGCGCGGTGGAGTCGCGAAAGCTGCAGCTGCCGATCGACAAGGTATTTTCCTTCGACGACATCGACCGGGCGTTCGAGCACATGGAGGCGAACAGGCATCTTGGGAAGATCGTGGTGACGGTGTGA
- a CDS encoding nitronate monooxygenase family protein, which produces MLQTRFTELVGVEHPIVQGGMQWVGRAELVAAVANAGALGFITALTQPTPEDLRKEIARCRDLTDKPFGVNLTILPAIKPPPYAEYRAAIIESGIKVVETAGNKPQEHVDEFRKHGVKVVHKCTSVRHALSAERMGVDAISIDGFECAGHPGEDDTPGLILIPAAANKIKIPMIASGGFADARGLVAALALGADGINMGTRFMATKESPIHQLIKEKIVANDERETELIFRTMRNTSRVAKNEISTRVVAMEKEGAKFEDIRELVAGARGKMVYATGNSDEGIWSAGQVQGLIQDIPSCAELISRIVREAEAIIRSRLEGMIVQPQREAAE; this is translated from the coding sequence ATGCTGCAGACAAGGTTCACTGAACTCGTGGGGGTCGAGCACCCGATCGTCCAGGGCGGCATGCAATGGGTCGGGCGTGCCGAGCTGGTCGCCGCCGTCGCCAATGCCGGCGCGCTCGGCTTCATCACCGCGCTGACCCAGCCGACGCCGGAGGACCTCAGGAAGGAGATCGCGCGCTGCCGCGACCTCACCGACAAGCCGTTCGGCGTCAACCTCACCATCCTGCCCGCGATCAAGCCGCCGCCCTATGCCGAGTACCGCGCCGCCATCATCGAGAGCGGCATCAAGGTGGTCGAGACTGCCGGCAACAAGCCGCAGGAGCATGTCGACGAGTTCAGGAAGCACGGCGTCAAGGTCGTGCACAAATGCACCAGCGTGCGTCACGCGCTCTCGGCCGAACGCATGGGCGTCGATGCCATCTCGATCGACGGTTTCGAATGCGCCGGCCATCCCGGCGAGGACGACACCCCCGGCCTGATCCTGATCCCGGCCGCCGCCAACAAGATCAAGATCCCGATGATCGCCTCCGGCGGCTTTGCCGATGCCCGCGGCCTCGTCGCCGCGCTGGCGCTGGGCGCCGACGGCATCAACATGGGCACGCGTTTCATGGCCACCAAGGAAAGCCCGATCCACCAGCTCATCAAGGAGAAGATCGTCGCCAATGACGAGCGCGAGACCGAGCTGATCTTCCGCACCATGCGCAACACCTCGCGCGTCGCCAAGAACGAGATCTCGACCAGGGTGGTCGCGATGGAGAAGGAAGGCGCAAAATTCGAGGACATCCGCGAGCTCGTCGCCGGTGCCCGCGGCAAGATGGTCTATGCCACGGGCAATTCCGATGAAGGCATCTGGTCGGCCGGCCAGGTTCAGGGCCTGATCCAGGACATCCCGAGCTGCGCCGAGCTGATCTCCCGCATCGTGCGCGAGGCGGAGGCGATCATTCGCAGCCGGCTCGAAGGCATGATCGTTCAGCCGCAACGCGAAGCGGCGGAATAA
- a CDS encoding fumarylacetoacetate hydrolase family protein gives MMAGEIKKWLRFRNNGTTGFGTLTSSGISVHEGEMFGRNAATARTLALSEVELLAPCAPSKIVALWNNFHALAAKLNQPEPPEPLYLLKATTSITTPGAVIRRPSYYDGKTTYEGELGIVIGKTCARVSPAEADGFIFGYTCVNDITANDILTSDPTFPQWARAKSIDDYGPFGPVIATGLDPAKLTVRTILNGAERQNYPISDMIFSAQELVSKISHDMTLLPGDLIAVGTSVGVGVMKEEVNIVTVAIDGIGELTNEFRL, from the coding sequence ATGATGGCTGGCGAGATCAAGAAGTGGCTGCGCTTCCGGAATAATGGCACGACCGGTTTCGGCACCCTGACCTCATCGGGCATCAGCGTGCATGAAGGCGAGATGTTCGGCCGCAACGCCGCCACGGCCAGGACGCTGGCGCTGTCGGAGGTCGAGCTGCTCGCACCTTGCGCGCCCAGCAAGATCGTCGCGCTCTGGAATAATTTCCACGCGCTCGCCGCCAAGCTAAACCAGCCCGAGCCGCCGGAGCCGCTCTATCTCCTCAAGGCAACCACGAGCATCACGACGCCGGGCGCCGTGATCCGCCGTCCCTCTTACTACGACGGCAAGACCACCTATGAGGGCGAGCTCGGCATCGTCATCGGCAAGACCTGCGCGCGCGTCTCGCCGGCAGAAGCCGACGGCTTCATCTTCGGCTACACCTGCGTCAACGACATCACCGCCAACGACATCCTGACCAGCGACCCTACCTTCCCGCAATGGGCCCGCGCCAAGAGCATCGACGATTACGGCCCGTTCGGCCCCGTGATCGCAACCGGCCTCGATCCGGCAAAACTCACGGTGCGCACCATCCTCAACGGCGCGGAGCGGCAGAACTATCCGATCTCCGACATGATCTTCTCGGCGCAGGAGCTGGTCAGCAAAATCTCCCATGACATGACCCTGCTCCCCGGCGATCTCATCGCCGTCGGCACCTCGGTCGGCGTTGGGGTGATGAAGGAGGAGGTGAACATTGTGACCGTCGCGATCGACGGCATCGGCGAGCTCACCAACGAGTTTCGACTCTAG
- a CDS encoding 2-dehydropantoate 2-reductase — MKICIYGAGAIGGYLGVQLARAGADVSLIARGAHLAAMREHGLTLLAGEEKHTVHPRCTDDPNELGVQDYIIITLKAHSITGVIEKMQPLLGPHTRIVTAVNGIPYWYFHKHGGQYENSTLESIDPGGRQWRELGAERAIGCIVYPATELEAPGVIRHVYGNNFPLGEPSGEITPDVQRLADLFVAAGLKAPVLDRIRDEIWLKLWGNVCFNPISALTHATLDVICTDPSTRALSRAIMVETQAIAETFGVKFRVDVERRIEGARKVGAHKTSMLQDLERGRPMEIDPLVTVVQEMGRLTGIPTPALDSVLAMVTQRARIAGLYDGVSTPADPRALAVA, encoded by the coding sequence ATGAAGATCTGTATCTACGGCGCCGGCGCGATCGGCGGATATCTCGGGGTTCAGCTCGCACGCGCAGGCGCCGATGTCAGCCTCATCGCACGCGGCGCCCACCTCGCCGCCATGCGCGAGCACGGCCTGACGCTGCTCGCGGGCGAGGAGAAGCACACCGTGCATCCGCGCTGCACCGACGACCCCAATGAGCTCGGCGTGCAGGACTACATCATCATCACGCTGAAGGCGCATTCGATCACGGGCGTGATCGAGAAGATGCAGCCGCTGCTCGGGCCGCACACCCGCATCGTCACCGCCGTCAACGGCATTCCCTATTGGTACTTCCACAAGCACGGCGGCCAATACGAGAACTCGACGCTGGAGAGCATCGATCCCGGCGGGCGGCAGTGGCGCGAGCTGGGCGCCGAGCGCGCCATCGGCTGCATCGTCTATCCCGCCACCGAGCTCGAGGCGCCCGGCGTGATCCGTCACGTCTACGGCAACAATTTCCCGCTCGGCGAGCCCTCCGGCGAGATCACACCAGACGTGCAGCGCCTCGCCGATCTGTTCGTCGCCGCCGGGCTGAAGGCCCCGGTGCTCGACCGCATCCGCGACGAGATCTGGCTGAAGCTCTGGGGCAATGTCTGCTTCAACCCGATCAGCGCGCTCACGCACGCAACGCTCGACGTGATCTGCACCGATCCGTCCACGCGTGCGCTGTCGCGCGCGATCATGGTGGAGACGCAGGCGATCGCCGAGACGTTCGGGGTCAAATTCCGCGTCGACGTCGAGCGCCGCATCGAGGGCGCCCGCAAGGTCGGCGCCCACAAGACCTCGATGCTCCAGGATCTCGAGCGCGGCCGCCCGATGGAGATCGACCCGCTGGTCACCGTCGTGCAGGAGATGGGCCGCCTCACCGGCATCCCGACGCCCGCACTCGACTCGGTGCTGGCGATGGTGACCCAGCGCGCCCGCATCGCCGGGCTCTACGACGGCGTATCGACGCCGGCAGATCCCCGCGCACTGGCGGTGGCATGA